GCCCCGTCTTTTACCCATTTTGTTGTTAACAAATGCTCCATTTTTTGCCCGTCTTCTTCGGATAATTTGCCTCGTAAATTTTGGGCAAGATTGACTAAGGCAGGAATACAATTAGGATTGATCTCAAGTGCTTCTCGGTTGACTTCATTGGCTGATTCCACGTCTCCAGCAGAAGCTAAAATATTACCTAATTGGGCAAGAATGCTGGTATCTTCGGGTTTAAGGGTGACTGCTTGCTGTGCAGATTCAATGGCTTCTTCTGCGTTGCCATCTTCCCAAAATGCTTGACTTAAACCTAGATGAGCTTGGCAATGATCAGGATGTTGTTGGAGAAGGTCTTGATAGCGGATAATGGCAGTTGTAAAGTCGCCTAATTCCACTAAGGTACTCGCCAAGGCGCAAAGGGTGTCAATGTGTTTTGGTTCGAGGGCTAAAGCTTGTTCATACCACATTTTGGCTTGGGGAAAATCACTCACTTCTTGCCAAACTTGACCAATTAGGGTACAAAGTTGCGCTGATTCGGGATTAAGCTCATAAGCTTTGTCATAGGCTTCCATTGCTTCTTCTAGTTGCTCTAAGGTGCGCCAGAGAGTCCCTAAGTTAATCCAGTTAATACTATTACTCGGAGCTTTTTCTGTTGCTTTTTGGCAATAGTCTAAAGCCTTTTCCGGTTGGCCAATCTGTAGTAGAGTTACGCCATAATTCCCCATTGCATAGGGTAAATCAGGACTTAAGGTTAAGGCTTGTTCATAAGCTGCGATCGCTTGACGAATTTTCCCTAATTCTCGCAGTGCGTCGGCTTGGTAAGCGTAAAGTTGGGCATGGTTAGGAGCAATCGCTAAAGCTTGATTATAGGTGTCTAAGGCTTGATTATAGTCTTCTAGGGTAAAATAAGCACTTCCCAAGGTGATTAAAGCGTTGAGGTAGTCAGGGCGCAATTTTAAGGCTTTTTCACAGGCGGCGATCGCGTCTTTTGGGTTATGATTTTGTAGATAAGCTGCCCCTAAATTACAAAGATAAATGGGTTCTTTGCGATTGAGTTTTTTAGCCCTTATAAAGAGTTTAATGGCTTTTTCTGGTTCTCCCTGTTGCAATGCGACCAATGCTGCCAAATTAATCGCCCCATCATGGTTAGGGTTAATCTTTAAGAGTTGATCAGCGATCTGATTGGCTTCTATCAGATAACCTGTGCGTAAATAATTAAAACCGTTTTCTAAGAGAAGATTAGGGGGAGGGGTAAGCATGATAATAATTTTAATGACGGTTTGAATAAATCGAAACTCAAAAAAACGGCCCTCCGATATTTGTGGTGATTAGCAAAACTCATCTAAAAGAGGGCGAAAGCTTTTCGCCCCTACAATTAATCACTTTTCACATAATGTAGGGGTTAACGGCGTTAACCCAAAAGGTAACAGTATGAACATTTTACACCTTAATAAAGGAAGAACCCTTTAATCCTTAAAGGGTCATCCGTAATCAGCCAATTCTCTCTTTCTAATCCTTTTCTCACTGCATTGTGAAAAATATCTTTAGTTCAAGAAAACTACTTTTGATCCCTGTTTTCTGCATTTTTACCCTTTCGTTTAGATAAACCGCCCAAAAGTAACAAACTTCCTAACCCTAACAGCGTGGAAGGTTCAGGGGTGCTTTGAGTTCCCACCGGCTCCCAGTTAACGATTTCACCTTGCTCAGTCGTAGAAAGTCCTGATAAAAGACTGGTACTCCCCAAAGTGCTAAGACTATCAAAAACCGCTTGTACTGATCCCATACCATAGCGCACAAAGGTTAAGATCGGATCGGTTTCTGCTCCCTGATCCGAGCTAATAAACCAGCGATCTGCCTGTTGGAACACAGCATCCCCACTACTGGTGGCTTCAATAATAGTATTGCTGTCAGAACCTAATTCACCACCATACAACACCTCAACCCCTTGACTGCTACCAGTGGTATTGAGTGGTATTGGTAAAGGTTGCCAGTATGCGTGCAGTAGGACTCGATCCATCAAAGAAATAGTCAAGACTGGTATTAATGCCACCAATATCAACAGGGGCGATCGTATTGAGGAAAGTTCCTGTTCCAGTGGTTGTCTGATCCACTTGGGCGTTGGGCTGGTTGAACAAAGTTCCATTGACACGAATCCCCGCAAAGCGATCAAAAGCATCTGTAAAACTGCCACCCCCAGTAATGAGGACAGCCTCACCAATTCCATAAGCAGGATCAATTGTCGTTGTGCCACCTGGAGCAACAACTAGGGAGGCCGAGGCGTTGTTAATTCCTTGGTAACTGGAGAAACTACTACCTCACACAGCATTGCCAGTAGTCACAGCAAGGGGTAAACCGACGGTTGCCGCTTTAGCGGGGAGTGCTGCCATTCCTAAAGCCATCCCTGCACCAGCAACGGCAGCGACTACTTTGGGGGCGAGTCTTAGTTTCTGAAAAGCTTGGTTTTTGAGCATGATAATCCTTAAGTTTTTATTTTGAAGCAAGAATAACGAATAAACAGTGTAATTCTACCCCCCCCCGTTGATTTTGTCAACATATTGACGATTTTCGGCATAATCACTTATGAGAAGTCAATAGAGGAGTTTGAAACGGAAAAAGCTTGTACGTTTAACAAAAATATTATGGGAGGTACAGCTTGTATTCGAGGGATGAGAATACCTGTTTCTTTGGTAGTTAATTTGATAGCTAATGGCATGAGTTTTGAGGAAATTATTACAGAATATTCTGATTTGGAAGGGGAGGATATTCGTCAATCTCTACAATATGCTGCATACCTTTTTTAATCACTTTGAGTTATTAGCAGATGCACCCAATGGAGTGCAGAAGTTAAGAGAGTTAATTTTACAGTTAGCGGTACAGGGTAAGTTAGTTCCCCAGGATGAAAATGATGAACCTGCTGCTATTTTATTAGAGACAATTAAGACCGAGAAAAACTCACAGAAACCGCCATTCATCAACTATTAACAGCCTAAAATATTCAAACCTTGTTGCCTAGGGGTAAACGGCCGTTTACCCCTAAACTTGCATTCCCCATCACCTCATGCCCCGATCCCCGTCTTTTCAAAAATAAGTTACAGTAAAGTTTAGTTAAGTTATCCCACTTATGGCATAATTTGCCGAATAGGGTTCATTGTCCGACCCCAAAGCCAGTTAAAGCCATAGTACCCTTAAGATAGCGTTTTCGGACGAGATCCCCAGGGACAAAAACGACATTACAGGTGTGAGGAAAGCTGTGTCAGTTAAAAAAAGCCATCCTAAAAATCTCTCCCCCAAAAAATCCCCTACCAAAAAGAAGCCCAAGGGTGTCAGTTGGATGTTACTGGGTTTAGGGTTAACAAGCGTTTCTTTCGCTTCAGCAGCGACGGGCGCATTTTTGGCCGTTTCTTTGTCAGCAACCCCCCTTAAACAAGGTTCCCTGACAGCAGAGGAAGCAAAAGTCTTTAGTCAAGATGATGCGATCGCCTATAAAAGTTTACGTCTTCCTGAATTAAATCGCCCCGTTAATGTATTAGTATTGGGGACAAAAGTTTTAACCTCAGATCTTGAAGAAAAAGTCACAGAAGATGTGGGTTATCATGCCTTAGTTAACTCCTTTAAAGGGTTATCTGATACCATGCTTCTCCTCAGATTTGATCCCCTTGACAAAAAGCTAACAGTATTATCAATTCCTAGGGATACTCAAGCTAAAATTAATGAAAAAATCAAAAAAATTAATGAAGCTAACTATGACGGTGGCCCTGCATTAACAGCAGAAGTGGTTAGCGAATTATTAGAAGGAGTTCCCATTGATCGTTATGTTAGAGTCAATGTGCAAGGAGTTGAGAAAGTAATTGATGCTTTGGGAGGGGTCAAAGTTTATGTTCCCAAAGATATGAAATATAAGGATGATAGTCAACATCTTTATATTGATCTGAAGCAAGGGGAACAACATTTAGGCGGGACAAAAGCAGTTGAATTTTTACGTTTTCGTTACGATCAATATGGGGATATTGGACGAGTACAACGGCAACAAATGTTTATGAGAGCTTTAGTTGAACAGGCATTGAAACCCCAAACATTATTAAAAATGCCGGAAATTTTTTCGATTATTAGTGCTTATATTGACACCAATTTAAGCGTCGAGGAATTAGTCGCTTTATCGGGTTTTGCCTCTCAAACAAAACGATCTAATATGCAAATGTTGATGCTTCCCGGCCAATTTAGTGGAGATGGTAGACACGAAATTAGTTATTGGTTGCCTAACCATAATCAAATTCAAAATATGGTAGCTACCTATTTTGATCAAGGCCAAGCTAATCTAGAGCTTGAAGAAACGGATGCTACTCGTTTAAGAATTGCCATTCAAAACAGCACAGAAGATCCAGAAGTAGCTCGTAATATGGTTCGTTATTTACGAGAGGCTGGTTATCGTCGGATATTTATTAGCGATCAATGGTCAGAACCTGTGCAAACTACCCGCATTTTAGCACAAAATGGTGATGATTTGGGTGCAGCAAATTTACGGGCCGATTTAGGTATGGGTGAAGTATTAGTAGAAAGTACCGGAAATTTAGCTTCTGATATTACTATTGTTTTAGGGAAAGACTGGCAGCAAAAATATCCTAGTTCTTCAGTTCCCTTTAAGGAAACTTCGACAAAGACTCGCTATCAATGAGGAAAATTAGGAAAAAATAACTTAACGGCCCCTGTCCCAATAGCTAAAACAAAGCCCACAACAACCGAACGATTAATAAATTCTTGAGTGTCTAAGCGTTTGCCAATTCCCTCTACTTTAGCATCTAATGTTTTGACATCCCCTGTTAAAGAAATTACGTCTTTTTGGAGGTGATCAACTTTCTCATCAAGTATTTCAAATTTTGCATCAAACTTCTCATCAAGCTTATCTAGTTTAGTTTCAAATTTGTTTTCAAGCTGCTCAAATTTAGTTTCAAATTTGTCATCAAGCTGCTCAAATTTTGCCTCAACTTTGTTTTCAAGCTGCTCAAATTTATCCTCAAATTTGTCATCAAGCTTATCTAATTTACTGTTAATTTGCCCTAAAATTTCTTCTAGAGAGTAAGTGACGGTTATCGGAGTTTGACTCATGATATGACATTCCTATTTAGGTATAAAATTTGTCTGATTTTAGGAACAAGCCTGATTATAAACTTTTTCATTAGCCTTGACTGATGTAAAAAAGTCTACAATTGGACGGGGATAATTAACCCCAATAATTACATTATAGCGTTTTTGTTCTTCTGGGGATAGTTGCCAAGGTTCATGAATTTTATCTCCTGGAATGGCTTTTAATTCTGGCAACCAATGTTTTAAATAGTCACCTTTAGGATCATAATCTTTTGATTGTTTGGTAATATTAAAATAGCGAAATCCTCTGGCATCATTACCTACTCCTGCCGTATAATTCCAGTTACCATAATTACTACAAACATCATAATCAATTAATAATGACTCAAACCATTCTGCCCCCATTATCCAATTAATTCCTAAGTTTTTAGTCAAGAAACTAGCAACATTTTGTCTACCTCTGTTTGACATAAATCCTGTGGCGGATAATTCTCTCATATTGGCATCAACTAAAGGATAACCTGTCTTTCCTTCTTGCCATAATCTGAATCTTTCTGAGTCTTCTTTCCAAGGTATTTCTAATCCTTGTAACCCTGATGGATAAAATATTTTATTACCATGTTTGGCACAAATAAACCGGAAATAATCACGCCAAAGTAATTCAAAAATGAGCCAATAAGTTGAATTATTTTTAACTCTTTCTTCTTCATATTTTTGTACTTCTTCGTAAATATAACGAGGGGACAGACAACCCTTTGCTAACCAAGGAGATAATTTAGAAGAATAGTCTGTCCCTAACATTCCATTTCTGGTTTCTTTGTAATTTTTAAGACAATTATTATCCCAAAAATAGTTATTTACCCGTTTAATACCTTCAGTTTCTCCTCCTTTAAAATTCAAGACACTTCTGGTATCAAAAATAGAATTTTGTAAGCCTAATTCTTCAATACTTGGAATTTTACCTAAATCTATTTCAGGTAATTTTGGTAATGTTTTAGGTGTGGGAAAGGTAGGATTTATAGTAGAATTTTTTTCTACTTTTTTACGAAAATTGGTAAAGAGTTCAGGAATTTGATCAACTTTAAATGGTAAATTATCCCAATGATATAAGGTTGAACCCCAAAACCCTTGAAACTTAACCCCAAGACTTGATAAGTTTTGCTGCAAAGCTTTTTCTATGTTGATTTCTTCTGCGGTAACTTCTTGATGAAAATAAACAGTATCAATAGATAATTCTTTCACTAATTGCGGGATTATGTTTTCAGGATATCCTTTTCTAATAATTAAATCACTACCAGCTTTTTGTAGAGATTTTTTTAAATTGTCAAGACTTTCCAATAAAAATTTACCTCGAAAATTGCCTGTTTTTGGAAAGCCACAAGAAGTCGTTTGAAATTGTCTAGTATCAAAACAATAAAAAGGAATAATTAGGGCTTTTTCTTGAATTGCTTGACCTAAGGCTTCATGATCGTGAATTCGTAAATCATTACGATACCAAATTAAAATAGTTTTGTTAGACATAATAAAAGTTATAAGGTATTTTTTGCAATTTAGGATAACATTTGACAGTGTATAAAATCCATTATATAATATTATATCTAGTAATATTTGAAATATTTTTAAAAATAGCCATGAATTATCAAGTAGAATCTAGTAAAAGTGAGCATATTTATGATGTTGTAATTGTTGGTGCTGGCCCGGTAGGTTTGGGGATAGCTTTAGGACTAAAAAAACGAGGTGTTGATAATATTTTAGTTATTGATCAAACCCGTGAATTTCGCCAAGTCGGACAAGTTATTGATCTGCTACCTAATGGGTTAAAAGCTATTAAATATCTCGATCCTATTGCTTATGATAGAGTTAAAGAAGCGAGGTTTGATATCTCAGGATCTAAGCAAGAAAATCAGAAAGATAATTCAAGATTTTGGCATAATAGAAATCTACAAGGAGAGATTATACGTTCCATTCCTTTAAGGTTTGAAGACTGGTTTAAGCAATACGGTGAAGGTCGAATTTCTATTCGTTGGTATGATTTACAAACAACCCTCAGAAAAATGTTACCAACAGAATCAGTTAAAGCTAATCATCGTTGTATTAGTATAGAGGAAAATGCTGATTTTATAACCGTTAATTGTGCTTCAGACACAAGCATTGAGAATAATCCCTTTGCTAATTGGAACCTAGAAAAATCAGCAAAAAAAAGCAATAATTCAGGGGATACTCAAGTAGAGAAAATCACACAAAATCAAAAAATTAAAGCAAAAATTATTATTGGATCTGATGGAATTAATTCAACAATTCGCAACCAAATTTACGCCCATACAGAACTAGAAAAATGGTCAAAACCAGAATATTCTGGATGGACAGGAATTAGTTGTTTTTCTATTGACAATGTTCCTGATTCAATTATAAAAGAACTGGCAGAAAAATATCTCAAAGACAATAAAATTGTTAGTATTATTAGCGATACCAAGAAAAGTAAAAGCACAGAAAATATAGAAGCTAGAATTATCTTAATACGTCATCAATATAATTCTATGGGATTTTTATTTCATGGAACTCTAGATTTAAAATTAGTTCAAGAACAACCCAATGAATTTATTATTAAATATTTGGTTGAAATAGTAGAAAAATCAGATTATCCTGACAGTATTGCCCAGCTAATAAGATTAACTCCACTTGATAAAATTATTAATCGTCCCTATTATATTCATTCTGCAAATATTCCTGTTGAAAACCAAATTTTGTGGACGAAAGGACGTATTATATTAGTAGGAGATGCTGCCCACGGAATGCCACCTTTTGCTGCACAAGGAGCAAATCAAGGGTTTGAAGATGCTGCAATAGTTACTACTTTAATCAATAAAATTGTTAAAAATAATGATTTAGATAATCAAACAATAATCACCAAAGAATTTGCAAAATATGAAGAAATTCGCCGTCCTTTTATGGTTAAAATGCAAACAGCAACAATGAATAATCAAAAGTGGTCAAAACAGCAATGGGATGATTATCAAACAATGGTTTATAGTCGTGATTTTGAAAATTTTTGTAATAGCATTTCTTAAGATTTTTTAGACCAGGACAACCTCCCCCAAAAGCATGAAAATACTTTCATCTGTTATGGGGAGGTGACAAATTAAATTCTCTTGTTTGAATAGAAATAGCTCGAATCTCGCCTAGTCTGAGGAGTGCTATTATGCTTTATCGACCCCTAAAACTAACAATTATTGCCGCTACAGTTTTTGTTTGGATGAGACTGCTTTTAGGAACAGCAGCCGTCATCAACGACCCTAATCAAAGCTTTATAGATCATCAAACCATTGCCAGCCAAACAACTCAAATTAGGTAGTATATTCGGCGTTGATTTTAACATAATCGTAGCTTAAATCACAACCCCAAGCGATGCCAGTTCCCGAACCATTGCCAATACAAACTGATATCAATACGGTATCCTCTTTGAGGTAAGCACCGGCCGCCGCTTGTTTCATATAATTACTAGCAGCTTGACGATCAAAAGGTAGGGGTTGACCATTTTCCATCATAATAAAATCCCCCAATTTAATCTGGAGATCTTCTTGATGAAAGGTAACACCGGCCCGGCCCGCAGCACCCGCAATTCTTCCCCAGTTGGGATCACGACCAAAAATGGCTGATTTTACCAAAGATGACCCCGCGATAGTCTTAGCAATGCGTCGCGCGGCCTCATCATCAGGGGCCCCCGATACTTGCACTTCCACTAAACAGGTGGCCCCTTCTCCATCTCTGGCGATCGCCTTAGCCAAATATTGACAAACCTCTGTTAACATGGCTTGTAATTTTTGAGCATTTTTACTGCCCATTTCCGTAATAGCTGCGGTACGGGATTGACCATTAGCCAAAGCAATTAAACTATCATTGGTACTGGTATCCCCATCTACCGTAATTTGATTAAAACTTTGGTTAGCCGCTTGGGTTAACATTTGTTGCCACAACACGGTAGAAACCGCCGCATCACAGGTGACAAAGGATAACATAGTAGCCATATTAGGGTGAATCATCCCCGACCCCTTAGCAATGCCTCCAATGCGGACAGGACGGTCATCCATTATGGTTTCTAGGGCGATAGATTTGGGGACTAAATCTGTGGTTATAATCGCTTTAGCGGCCGCTGCGCCCCCATCTTCTGAGAGACGTTCTACTAACTGGGGAATACCGGCCTTTAACGCATCCATCTTGATCCGTTGCCCGATCACTCCTGTAGAGGCTAAAAGCACTGAGTCAGGGGATATATTGAGGGTTTGGGCCAAAAGTTCCGCACTTTCCACCGCATCCTTCCATCCTTGTTGCCCTGTGGCCGCATTTGCTTGACCGGCATTACAAAGGATCGCCCTCGCACTGGCTTTTTTTTGCAGACGTTGACGACAATAGTCCACACAAGCAGCCCTTACCTGAGAAGTGGTAAACACCCCTGCGGCGATCGCGTCTATTTCTGAAACAATCAAGGCTAAATCCGGCGATCCTGATGGTTTTAATCCGGCCGCCATTCCTGCTGCTTTAAACCCCTTGGGGGCTGTAATACCGCCTGTAATCTCTTGCCAGTCCGTCATACTTGTTACCTATGGGAGCAAATGCCATAATTGATTGTATCAAGGGTTGACCCTTCCATATCTTAAGTGCCTAAACAAAATTAATTGCACGGTGGGCATTTCCCACAATAACTTCTTATTACATTTTTTAGCAACAATCATAATAATAAATAACCCGACTAAAATCTAACTTTTTTAGGGCAGAAGGTTGAATAAAAAAGTTACCAACTCCTGCATCTCCCCACATAATATCAGCCTCGTCATCCGACCTCATTTGGAATAATAATTCATAGGGTTCTGTATCTTCATCCAAGTCCATTCTAGGATCATCTTGAGTAAAAAAGGGATAACCTCCTAATTTATGTTCTTCTCCATCATAAAATTCTAAATATTCATCTGCTAAGTCACAAAAATCTAAGCCTTCTCTTGACTCATCAGCAAACTCTTCAATTAAATTTTCCAAGCGATAATCACAGCCACTTATGGGTTCATGTTTTTGTTCAAATATCAAGGAAAAACTGCCGATAAAAGGCAAAAATGTTTCCAAATCGTCGATGTTTGGTAAAAAGCTAAAGTCTGTAATTAACTTACTTTCATCAAACTCAATTTTATCAAAATAAAGTACCCGAAAATGAGCTTGATTAGTCATATCTTCATCATCAAACCCATATAAATCATGATGACTATCAATATAAAATTGTAGGATTCCTTCTTTGGGAAATCCTTCTAAAAGTAAGGTATCAGAAAAATTTATTTGAGCTAATAAAACTAAGGGTTGTCCTTGAGGATTTTTAGGATAATCTAAGGTTTTGGGAAAATAGGGATATCCTCCAAATTTACTTTCCCATAGGGTTAAATCATGACTAAAAGAAGGTTTGATTTTTAGATAAGATTTAACCGTTGCTTCAAGCTCTTTTCTCAGGGGTTCTAGTTGGTTAGGGAGTTTCATGATTGCTTAAGGAATAGAAAATATCTTAATCTTTAAGGTGACTGTTATGTTTATTATTTTACATCATGACTTCTTTTAGGGAATTTTTAAGGTTTAATTAACTTCTCGGTTTTATCTAACAATAAACCTAATTAAAAGCTACAGTTGTTAAAGAAAAATTGATTCTCGACTCTCCTTTTCCTGTTTAATTATTACTTTGAGCCCACGGCTGAGGGTTGACTTATAGCGATGGGTAATGTAAACCAAAACTGACAACCCTTTCCTGGGGTACTATCAACCCCAATCTGGCCCCCATGAGCTTCAATAATCTGGCGACATTGGTAAGATCCTAACCCAATTCCTGTCCTGCGTCTATCATGTAAACTACGAAGATACAATTTAAACAATTGCTCACATTGTTGTTGTCCCATCCCAATGCCATTATCACTTAACCGACAGCAAATCATTCCTTGCTCAACCGTCGCTTCAATGGTTAACTGAATACCAGGAGGATTATGTTTCAAAGAATTGGCTAAAAGCT
This genomic stretch from Crocosphaera sp. UHCC 0190 harbors:
- a CDS encoding tetratricopeptide repeat protein, with product MLTPPPNLLLENGFNYLRTGYLIEANQIADQLLKINPNHDGAINLAALVALQQGEPEKAIKLFIRAKKLNRKEPIYLCNLGAAYLQNHNPKDAIAACEKALKLRPDYLNALITLGSAYFTLEDYNQALDTYNQALAIAPNHAQLYAYQADALRELGKIRQAIAAYEQALTLSPDLPYAMGNYGVTLLQIGQPEKALDYCQKATEKAPSNSINWINLGTLWRTLEQLEEAMEAYDKAYELNPESAQLCTLIGQVWQEVSDFPQAKMWYEQALALEPKHIDTLCALASTLVELGDFTTAIIRYQDLLQQHPDHCQAHLGLSQAFWEDGNAEEAIESAQQAVTLKPEDTSILAQLGNILASAGDVESANEVNREALEINPNCIPALVNLAQNLRGKLSEEDGQKMEHLLTTKWVKDGAKASLHFGLAHYYDGCKNYDLAAHHTINANKLHTIHKQARGWDYDPQEYHNYIDQMIAHFNRDFFQRTQEMGNSSQVPVFVVGMPRSGTTLTEQILASHPLVFGVGERNFATQGFLSSFTCNDGN
- a CDS encoding element excision factor XisH family protein, which encodes MFHNAVRKGLERENWLITDDPLRIKGFFLY
- a CDS encoding PEP-CTERM sorting domain-containing protein (PEP-CTERM proteins occur, often in large numbers, in the proteomes of bacteria that also encode an exosortase, a predicted intramembrane cysteine proteinase. The presence of a PEP-CTERM domain at a protein's C-terminus predicts cleavage within the sorting domain, followed by covalent anchoring to some some component of the (usually Gram-negative) cell surface. Many PEP-CTERM proteins exhibit an unusual sequence composition that includes large numbers of potential glycosylation sites. Expression of one such protein has been shown restore the ability of a bacterium to form floc, a type of biofilm.), producing the protein MDRVLLHAYWQPLPIPLNTTGSSQGVEVLYGGELGSDSNTIIEATSSGDAVFQQADRWFISSDQGAETDPILTFVRYGMGSVQAVFDSLSTLGSTSLLSGLSTTEQGEIVNWEPVGTQSTPEPSTLLGLGSLLLLGGLSKRKGKNAENRDQK
- a CDS encoding DUF433 domain-containing protein — encoded protein: MGGTACIRGMRIPVSLVVNLIANGMSFEEIITEYSDLEGEDIRQSLQYAAYLF
- a CDS encoding LCP family protein, whose translation is MSVKKSHPKNLSPKKSPTKKKPKGVSWMLLGLGLTSVSFASAATGAFLAVSLSATPLKQGSLTAEEAKVFSQDDAIAYKSLRLPELNRPVNVLVLGTKVLTSDLEEKVTEDVGYHALVNSFKGLSDTMLLLRFDPLDKKLTVLSIPRDTQAKINEKIKKINEANYDGGPALTAEVVSELLEGVPIDRYVRVNVQGVEKVIDALGGVKVYVPKDMKYKDDSQHLYIDLKQGEQHLGGTKAVEFLRFRYDQYGDIGRVQRQQMFMRALVEQALKPQTLLKMPEIFSIISAYIDTNLSVEELVALSGFASQTKRSNMQMLMLPGQFSGDGRHEISYWLPNHNQIQNMVATYFDQGQANLELEETDATRLRIAIQNSTEDPEVARNMVRYLREAGYRRIFISDQWSEPVQTTRILAQNGDDLGAANLRADLGMGEVLVESTGNLASDITIVLGKDWQQKYPSSSVPFKETSTKTRYQ
- a CDS encoding Bdr protein, producing MSQTPITVTYSLEEILGQINSKLDKLDDKFEDKFEQLENKVEAKFEQLDDKFETKFEQLENKFETKLDKLDEKFDAKFEILDEKVDHLQKDVISLTGDVKTLDAKVEGIGKRLDTQEFINRSVVVGFVLAIGTGAVKLFFPNFPH
- a CDS encoding DASH family cryptochrome, giving the protein MSNKTILIWYRNDLRIHDHEALGQAIQEKALIIPFYCFDTRQFQTTSCGFPKTGNFRGKFLLESLDNLKKSLQKAGSDLIIRKGYPENIIPQLVKELSIDTVYFHQEVTAEEINIEKALQQNLSSLGVKFQGFWGSTLYHWDNLPFKVDQIPELFTNFRKKVEKNSTINPTFPTPKTLPKLPEIDLGKIPSIEELGLQNSIFDTRSVLNFKGGETEGIKRVNNYFWDNNCLKNYKETRNGMLGTDYSSKLSPWLAKGCLSPRYIYEEVQKYEEERVKNNSTYWLIFELLWRDYFRFICAKHGNKIFYPSGLQGLEIPWKEDSERFRLWQEGKTGYPLVDANMRELSATGFMSNRGRQNVASFLTKNLGINWIMGAEWFESLLIDYDVCSNYGNWNYTAGVGNDARGFRYFNITKQSKDYDPKGDYLKHWLPELKAIPGDKIHEPWQLSPEEQKRYNVIIGVNYPRPIVDFFTSVKANEKVYNQACS
- a CDS encoding NAD(P)/FAD-dependent oxidoreductase, whose protein sequence is MYKIHYIILYLVIFEIFLKIAMNYQVESSKSEHIYDVVIVGAGPVGLGIALGLKKRGVDNILVIDQTREFRQVGQVIDLLPNGLKAIKYLDPIAYDRVKEARFDISGSKQENQKDNSRFWHNRNLQGEIIRSIPLRFEDWFKQYGEGRISIRWYDLQTTLRKMLPTESVKANHRCISIEENADFITVNCASDTSIENNPFANWNLEKSAKKSNNSGDTQVEKITQNQKIKAKIIIGSDGINSTIRNQIYAHTELEKWSKPEYSGWTGISCFSIDNVPDSIIKELAEKYLKDNKIVSIISDTKKSKSTENIEARIILIRHQYNSMGFLFHGTLDLKLVQEQPNEFIIKYLVEIVEKSDYPDSIAQLIRLTPLDKIINRPYYIHSANIPVENQILWTKGRIILVGDAAHGMPPFAAQGANQGFEDAAIVTTLINKIVKNNDLDNQTIITKEFAKYEEIRRPFMVKMQTATMNNQKWSKQQWDDYQTMVYSRDFENFCNSIS
- the argJ gene encoding bifunctional ornithine acetyltransferase/N-acetylglutamate synthase; its protein translation is MTDWQEITGGITAPKGFKAAGMAAGLKPSGSPDLALIVSEIDAIAAGVFTTSQVRAACVDYCRQRLQKKASARAILCNAGQANAATGQQGWKDAVESAELLAQTLNISPDSVLLASTGVIGQRIKMDALKAGIPQLVERLSEDGGAAAAKAIITTDLVPKSIALETIMDDRPVRIGGIAKGSGMIHPNMATMLSFVTCDAAVSTVLWQQMLTQAANQSFNQITVDGDTSTNDSLIALANGQSRTAAITEMGSKNAQKLQAMLTEVCQYLAKAIARDGEGATCLVEVQVSGAPDDEAARRIAKTIAGSSLVKSAIFGRDPNWGRIAGAAGRAGVTFHQEDLQIKLGDFIMMENGQPLPFDRQAASNYMKQAAAGAYLKEDTVLISVCIGNGSGTGIAWGCDLSYDYVKINAEYTT
- a CDS encoding YwqG family protein is translated as MKLPNQLEPLRKELEATVKSYLKIKPSFSHDLTLWESKFGGYPYFPKTLDYPKNPQGQPLVLLAQINFSDTLLLEGFPKEGILQFYIDSHHDLYGFDDEDMTNQAHFRVLYFDKIEFDESKLITDFSFLPNIDDLETFLPFIGSFSLIFEQKHEPISGCDYRLENLIEEFADESREGLDFCDLADEYLEFYDGEEHKLGGYPFFTQDDPRMDLDEDTEPYELLFQMRSDDEADIMWGDAGVGNFFIQPSALKKLDFSRVIYYYDCC